The following proteins come from a genomic window of Chryseobacterium glaciei:
- the bshA gene encoding N-acetyl-alpha-D-glucosaminyl L-malate synthase BshA translates to MKIGILCYPTYGGSGIVATELGMSLANKGYEVHFISSALPARLDITNPNIFFHRVNVQTYPLFQYQPYDIALSSMIYRVVNLYKLDLLHAHYAIPYAYAAFTAKQMLQEDNNDVPLVTTLHGTDITLVGQHPSYKHAVEFSINQSDAITSVSESLKRDTLQFFKIKKEIQVITNFIDNSEFDEPSDCQRTQFANPDEKILIHVSNLRPVKRVEEVLQIFKNVQKKVKSKLIIIGEGPDMEKVNQFLEENPDLISKIRLLGKVNDLYRILQLSDVFLLPSEQESFGLAALEAMAANTPVISSNAGGIPEVNIQGETGFLAEIGNVEAMSNYTIKLLSNEELLTQMKKNAKEQAIKFDLKNILPIYEEMYRTTIENFKKELSKV, encoded by the coding sequence ATGAAAATAGGCATACTTTGCTATCCAACATACGGCGGAAGCGGAATCGTAGCTACCGAACTGGGAATGTCGCTGGCCAATAAAGGCTATGAAGTACATTTCATCAGCTCCGCGCTTCCCGCAAGACTAGATATCACCAATCCGAATATTTTCTTTCACAGAGTGAATGTTCAGACTTACCCGCTTTTCCAATATCAGCCTTATGATATCGCGTTAAGTTCGATGATTTACCGTGTCGTGAATCTTTACAAACTGGATTTGCTTCACGCTCATTATGCGATTCCTTACGCTTATGCGGCTTTTACAGCTAAGCAAATGTTACAGGAGGACAACAACGACGTTCCGTTGGTAACAACGCTTCACGGGACGGACATTACGCTTGTTGGACAACATCCAAGTTACAAACATGCGGTAGAATTCTCTATTAATCAATCAGATGCGATCACTTCTGTTTCTGAAAGTTTAAAAAGAGATACGTTGCAGTTTTTCAAGATTAAAAAAGAGATTCAGGTGATTACCAATTTTATTGATAATTCTGAATTTGATGAACCAAGTGATTGTCAGAGAACGCAATTTGCAAATCCTGACGAAAAAATATTGATTCACGTATCCAATTTACGTCCTGTAAAACGTGTAGAAGAGGTTCTTCAGATCTTTAAAAATGTTCAGAAAAAAGTAAAATCTAAACTTATCATCATCGGAGAAGGTCCGGATATGGAAAAAGTTAATCAGTTTTTAGAAGAAAATCCTGATTTGATCTCGAAAATTCGTCTTTTAGGAAAAGTAAATGATTTGTATAGAATTCTTCAGCTTTCAGACGTATTTTTATTGCCATCTGAGCAGGAAAGTTTCGGTTTGGCAGCATTGGAAGCGATGGCAGCAAACACTCCGGTTATCAGTTCAAATGCAGGTGGAATTCCGGAAGTTAACATTCAGGGAGAGACAGGTTTCTTGGCCGAAATTGGAAATGTTGAGGCAATGAGCAACTACACGATCAAATTATTGAGCAACGAGGAACTTTTAACCCAAATGAAGAAAAACGCGAAAGAACAAGCGATAAAATTCGATTTGAAAAACATTCTTCCTATATATGAAGAAATGTATAGAACAACGATAGAAAATTTTAAAAAAGAGTTGTCTAAAGTATAG
- a CDS encoding DUF2851 family protein, which produces MTEKLLQYLWNFKIFKNFDFKDIEENSVEILDFGKWNTDSGPDFLLAKIKINNVIFAGNIELHVKSSDWIFHNHSIDPNYQNIILHVVFQNDADIDELKNKNIPTLELKSFIDENILWKYEKLVSENQFIPCENIFDTNKIPVNFHEENVLKKLHQKSLEIEKSLELYKNNFEAVLFHNLAYSFGLKVNAFIFKQIAESINFTTINKIKQNETQLEALFFGISGWLDVPEDDQMQVWKREFDFIKAKFNISELKFRPKFLRLRPPNFPTIRLSQLANLYYQHHNLFSKVIFAKNSAELFEIFKDVKASEYWDNHFNFGKISTVDQPKVLTKDFIELIILNAILPLKYTYHKYHNEEITDEILEFYTNISSEKNSIIDQWKSLGLKTKNALESQSLIYHYKNSCEEKNCLNCSIGFKLLKET; this is translated from the coding sequence ATGACGGAAAAACTACTTCAATATCTTTGGAACTTTAAGATTTTCAAAAATTTTGACTTCAAGGATATTGAAGAAAATTCCGTTGAAATATTAGATTTCGGCAAATGGAATACCGATTCCGGACCCGATTTTTTATTGGCGAAAATTAAAATCAACAATGTAATTTTTGCAGGAAACATCGAACTTCACGTAAAATCCTCCGACTGGATATTTCACAATCATTCTATAGATCCCAATTACCAAAACATTATTCTTCACGTTGTTTTCCAAAACGATGCTGATATTGATGAACTGAAAAATAAAAATATTCCAACGTTGGAATTGAAAAGTTTCATCGATGAAAATATTCTTTGGAAATATGAAAAATTGGTCAGTGAAAATCAATTTATTCCTTGTGAAAATATTTTTGATACAAATAAAATCCCTGTCAATTTTCATGAAGAAAACGTTCTTAAAAAGCTTCATCAAAAATCTTTAGAAATAGAGAAAAGTTTAGAACTGTATAAAAATAATTTTGAAGCCGTTCTTTTTCACAACCTCGCCTACTCTTTTGGCTTAAAAGTGAACGCTTTTATCTTTAAACAAATTGCAGAAAGCATCAACTTCACTACCATCAATAAAATAAAACAAAATGAAACTCAGCTTGAAGCTTTATTTTTCGGAATTTCTGGTTGGTTAGATGTTCCAGAAGACGACCAAATGCAAGTTTGGAAACGAGAATTTGATTTTATTAAGGCTAAATTCAATATTTCAGAATTAAAATTTCGTCCAAAATTTTTAAGATTAAGACCTCCGAATTTCCCAACCATTCGTTTGTCGCAGTTGGCGAATCTTTATTACCAACATCACAATTTATTTTCAAAGGTAATTTTCGCAAAAAACTCAGCTGAATTATTCGAAATTTTCAAAGACGTAAAAGCTTCAGAATACTGGGATAATCATTTTAATTTCGGTAAAATATCAACAGTCGATCAACCTAAAGTTTTGACTAAAGATTTCATTGAATTAATAATTTTAAATGCAATTCTTCCTTTAAAATACACCTATCATAAATATCACAATGAAGAAATTACCGATGAAATTTTAGAATTTTACACGAACATTTCATCAGAAAAAAATTCAATTATTGATCAATGGAAAAGTCTTGGTTTAAAAACTAAAAATGCTCTGGAAAGTCAGAGTCTGATTTATCACTATAAAAATTCCTGTGAAGAAAAAAATTGCTTAAATTGCAGTATTGGATTTAAACTTTTAAAAGAAACCTAA
- a CDS encoding PspC family transcriptional regulator, with product MFDNIRHKMEREWFGVLTRTGAKLGIPVSKLRVFFIYSTFATAGFFFLIYLGLAFTLWIKDMFITRRPNVFDL from the coding sequence ATGTTCGATAATATTCGCCACAAAATGGAAAGAGAATGGTTTGGCGTTCTTACGAGAACCGGCGCTAAACTTGGAATTCCTGTATCAAAACTGAGAGTTTTCTTTATCTACTCAACTTTTGCAACAGCAGGTTTTTTCTTTTTAATTTACCTTGGATTGGCGTTTACTTTGTGGATCAAAGATATGTTCATTACAAGGCGTCCTAACGTATTTGATCTTTAA
- a CDS encoding GNAT family N-acetyltransferase yields MEFLQITSPEDYRVQEIFNSYCSTFPEDERRDWNKFKNLFSNSNVKIISVLHESKTVGYLILWELSNYVFVEHFEVFEEFRSQKFGSHITGYLFENYPRIILEIEPEHLGEDAKRRYSFYQRNGFKLLDEMYVQPSYGEGKKPLDLWLLSNYTPENLKEVKDEIYDIVYH; encoded by the coding sequence ATGGAATTTTTACAAATTACTTCTCCTGAAGATTACAGAGTTCAGGAAATTTTCAATTCATATTGTTCAACTTTTCCTGAAGACGAAAGAAGAGATTGGAATAAATTTAAAAACCTTTTTTCAAATTCGAACGTTAAAATAATTTCTGTTTTACACGAATCAAAAACGGTTGGTTATCTCATCCTTTGGGAATTGAGCAATTATGTTTTTGTGGAGCATTTCGAGGTTTTTGAGGAATTTAGAAGTCAGAAATTCGGATCGCATATCACGGGGTATTTATTCGAAAATTATCCACGAATTATTTTAGAAATAGAACCTGAACATTTAGGTGAAGACGCGAAAAGACGCTATTCTTTTTATCAGAGAAATGGTTTTAAACTTCTTGATGAAATGTATGTACAACCAAGTTATGGTGAAGGCAAAAAACCGCTAGACCTTTGGTTGCTATCAAATTATACTCCCGAAAATTTGAAAGAAGTTAAAGATGAAATTTATGATATTGTTTATCATTAA
- a CDS encoding SIMPL domain-containing protein, which translates to MNKNIIAIAVASLGFIIGLGLLGSAIKNRNKSENTISITGLGTKQFTSDLITWSGSFSKNNADLKSAYDELAMDRKVINDYLISKGIKQNEIVFSSVDIQKQFRNYTDSNGNNVQGEFSGYSLTQKVSIESKEVAKIENLSRNITEIINRGIEFTSSSPSYFYTKLATVKQEMIASATKDAKERAEKIAENSGSKLGNLKKATMGVIQITAPNSNEDYSYGGTFNTSSKEKEASITIKLEYEVN; encoded by the coding sequence ATGAATAAAAACATTATTGCAATCGCGGTTGCCTCTTTAGGCTTCATTATTGGTCTTGGACTTTTAGGAAGCGCTATTAAAAACAGAAATAAATCTGAAAACACCATTTCTATTACCGGTTTGGGAACGAAACAATTTACTTCCGATTTAATTACCTGGTCGGGGAGTTTTTCTAAAAACAACGCCGATTTGAAATCTGCTTACGATGAATTGGCGATGGACAGAAAAGTTATTAATGATTATCTTATTTCAAAAGGAATCAAACAGAATGAAATCGTTTTTTCTTCGGTAGATATTCAGAAGCAGTTTAGAAATTATACGGATTCAAATGGAAATAATGTACAGGGAGAATTTTCGGGATATAGTCTAACGCAAAAAGTTTCTATTGAAAGCAAAGAGGTGGCAAAAATCGAAAATCTTTCTAGAAATATTACGGAAATTATCAATCGTGGAATAGAATTTACTTCTTCTTCACCCTCTTATTTTTATACAAAATTGGCGACTGTAAAGCAGGAAATGATTGCTTCTGCAACGAAAGATGCCAAAGAAAGAGCAGAAAAAATTGCTGAGAATTCTGGAAGTAAATTAGGCAATCTTAAAAAAGCAACGATGGGAGTTATCCAAATTACAGCTCCAAATTCTAATGAAGATTATTCTTACGGCGGAACTTTTAATACTTCTTCTAAAGAAAAAGAAGCGAGTATTACAATTAAGTTGGAATATGAAGTGAATTAA
- a CDS encoding carboxypeptidase-like regulatory domain-containing protein, with amino-acid sequence MKKTLFLILMFLFESIFSQQTVTGKITDDNDINLGSVTVINISTDQKVFTNSQGEFSIEAFNNNELRFVRAGYERVSKRVMTDGINSQLFITLIKIPEEIEEVKVAKRLTGDLADDSRAVAKVDKGEIVQQAVGLPQPIGKMRETPAEVKSVLLPILLGNLNVQGVYDLVSGKARRQKRQYRYDDLQEHILWIRKRVDDDYFTKAGIPAERISEFIEFSFLTKPHTRTYVKAKNLSGVLLSLEETIPLYVERLKQIKQ; translated from the coding sequence ATGAAAAAGACACTTTTTCTAATCTTGATGTTTTTATTTGAATCTATATTTTCTCAGCAGACAGTTACAGGAAAAATTACTGATGATAATGATATTAATCTTGGCTCCGTTACGGTAATTAATATTTCGACAGATCAAAAAGTATTCACTAATTCTCAAGGAGAATTTTCTATTGAAGCCTTTAATAATAATGAATTGAGATTTGTCAGAGCCGGTTATGAAAGAGTTTCCAAAAGAGTAATGACGGACGGGATAAATTCTCAATTATTTATAACATTAATTAAAATTCCTGAAGAGATAGAAGAGGTTAAAGTCGCCAAAAGATTGACAGGCGATTTGGCTGATGATTCCAGAGCTGTCGCAAAAGTAGACAAAGGTGAAATCGTTCAACAGGCGGTCGGACTTCCGCAACCTATCGGTAAAATGAGAGAAACGCCTGCCGAAGTAAAAAGTGTATTACTTCCGATTCTTTTGGGAAATCTTAATGTACAGGGTGTTTATGACCTTGTAAGTGGAAAAGCGAGAAGGCAAAAACGTCAATATCGATATGATGATTTGCAGGAACATATTTTGTGGATTCGTAAAAGAGTAGATGATGACTATTTTACAAAAGCAGGAATTCCTGCTGAAAGAATTTCTGAGTTTATAGAATTTTCTTTTCTCACAAAACCTCACACGAGAACTTACGTTAAAGCCAAAAACCTGTCCGGAGTATTATTAAGCCTCGAAGAAACAATCCCTCTTTACGTTGAAAGATTAAAGCAGATTAAGCAATAA
- a CDS encoding UvrD-helicase domain-containing protein — protein sequence MQNSYTVINASAGSGKTYALVQRLLMICLRYPNQQHAIRNILALTFTNKAANEMKERILSWLNNFAADTFAENADLKNIQKEFEEQGLRITIDELHVRSKKLLDYVLHNYSTLNIGTIDRFNARLVRSFSYELGLAKNFNLEIDAEPFLIEAVDKMLDQIGENESISNSFMDYVDYSLENNERINLNKNLYDSAKEFVKDIHYEQLKNNKSFDDTNYESIKNTLRKEIIFNKKHSLEVGTKSIELFKSRNIEIEDFAQGKNGIGGFFTKVLDFYNQKRPGFPFPTTQEESVVNNYRKGASAKSKSKESEIFEILEQLLENRMQLILLFIETQKKEKILSALLPLKVNKDIQDELKKIEDENDLVLLSKFNILINENLKNEPSAFIYEKVGSQFQHYFFDEFQDTSELQWQNFVPLRDHSVSTDNTSFTLVGDPKQSIYRFRGGESKLMLDIINKKEISPKEAELLVLKDNWRSAKNIVQFNNELYEYHSIDLEEEHKNIFGTDAEQNAKSAHEGRVKVNLIENLTNEDFYNDTSERMKTNIQECLNNGFKFSDITILCRGNFDIFSYSQKLGNLKVNYRGEETNIKTISDKGLTLELSNTLQAVIEFLKWETNPKNKPNLIMMMYHLNTLGRVNMPDFTLEMKEILDIETHEEILQFLQLKYALQLKQENFPRFNLYNFVEYYVNEFSLENKETDFLLNFLEMLFNFTQNAGASTKEFLKYWDEEASTYTIQASENIDAIQIMTIHKSKGLEFPIVFIPMMNKNRDSEFTNWFETSSDEALKSVNINQFSKNLEVYDQEIEKFNKQNSYKNLVDRLCLQYVATTRPVEQLFFYLQKANKTSNNLELLEFLQTKNVNESDEFDLYEVKPEMLKKYSKDKTSSFKTKNIENLKNINEKSNSVKIATPSKNYQVRNEKVRIGLFVHELLSKINTEKDIAKVLESYLLEGQITLEEKNDIQETLQEIVNTHSEFFDEKWEVINEQDIMVSENGESRIYRPDRILKGSEGYIIVDFKTGEETAKNDRQIERYKNVLEHLGRKVLRTQLIYL from the coding sequence ATGCAAAATTCTTATACAGTTATCAACGCTTCTGCGGGCTCGGGGAAAACTTACGCCTTGGTTCAGAGACTTTTGATGATCTGTCTTCGTTATCCTAATCAGCAACACGCAATAAGAAACATCTTGGCTTTGACCTTTACGAATAAAGCAGCCAATGAAATGAAAGAAAGGATTTTATCTTGGCTAAATAATTTCGCAGCAGATACTTTTGCTGAAAATGCAGATTTAAAAAATATTCAGAAAGAATTTGAAGAACAGGGTTTAAGAATAACGATTGATGAGTTGCATGTTCGTTCTAAAAAACTGTTAGATTATGTTCTTCACAATTATTCTACATTAAATATTGGTACGATTGACCGTTTCAACGCCCGGTTGGTGAGAAGTTTTTCTTATGAATTAGGTTTAGCTAAAAATTTTAATCTTGAAATTGATGCAGAACCTTTTTTAATTGAGGCGGTAGATAAAATGCTTGATCAGATCGGCGAAAATGAGTCTATTTCCAATTCTTTCATGGATTACGTAGATTACAGCCTTGAAAATAACGAAAGAATCAACCTTAATAAAAACCTTTACGACTCCGCAAAAGAGTTTGTAAAAGACATTCATTATGAGCAACTGAAAAACAATAAAAGTTTTGATGACACGAATTATGAAAGTATAAAGAATACGCTCCGAAAAGAGATCATTTTCAATAAAAAGCATTCTTTAGAAGTTGGGACAAAATCAATTGAATTATTTAAATCAAGAAATATTGAGATTGAAGATTTTGCTCAGGGAAAAAATGGAATTGGCGGTTTTTTCACCAAGGTTTTAGATTTTTACAATCAAAAAAGACCAGGATTTCCTTTTCCGACTACTCAGGAGGAATCGGTTGTTAATAATTACAGAAAAGGAGCTTCTGCAAAATCAAAAAGTAAAGAATCTGAAATTTTTGAGATTTTAGAACAATTGCTAGAAAACAGAATGCAGCTCATCCTTTTATTCATCGAAACTCAAAAAAAAGAGAAAATTTTATCCGCACTTCTTCCTTTGAAAGTTAATAAAGATATTCAGGATGAATTGAAAAAAATTGAGGATGAAAATGATCTTGTTTTACTTTCAAAGTTTAATATTTTAATTAACGAAAACCTTAAAAACGAGCCGTCAGCGTTTATTTATGAAAAAGTAGGCTCACAGTTCCAGCATTATTTCTTTGATGAATTTCAAGATACTTCTGAGCTTCAATGGCAGAATTTTGTTCCGTTAAGAGATCACAGTGTTTCAACGGACAATACATCTTTTACGTTGGTTGGTGATCCGAAGCAAAGTATCTACAGATTCCGTGGTGGAGAAAGTAAATTGATGCTCGATATTATCAATAAAAAAGAAATTTCACCCAAAGAAGCAGAGTTACTTGTTTTAAAAGACAACTGGCGAAGTGCAAAAAATATTGTTCAGTTCAATAATGAATTGTACGAATATCATTCTATAGATCTTGAAGAAGAACATAAAAATATTTTCGGTACTGATGCCGAACAAAACGCAAAATCCGCACATGAAGGTCGCGTAAAAGTAAATCTCATTGAAAATCTTACCAACGAAGATTTTTACAACGATACTTCCGAAAGGATGAAAACAAATATTCAGGAATGTCTGAATAATGGTTTTAAGTTTTCTGATATTACGATTCTTTGTCGTGGGAATTTTGACATTTTCAGTTATTCTCAAAAACTGGGAAATCTGAAAGTCAATTATCGTGGGGAAGAAACGAATATTAAAACCATTTCTGATAAAGGATTGACCTTAGAATTATCCAACACTCTACAGGCTGTTATCGAGTTTTTGAAGTGGGAAACCAATCCGAAAAACAAACCTAATCTGATCATGATGATGTATCATCTGAATACATTAGGAAGAGTAAATATGCCGGATTTCACTTTGGAAATGAAGGAAATTCTAGATATTGAAACGCATGAGGAGATTTTACAATTTCTTCAACTAAAATATGCTTTACAATTAAAACAGGAGAATTTCCCGAGATTTAATTTATACAACTTTGTAGAATATTACGTTAACGAATTTTCGCTTGAAAATAAAGAAACTGATTTTCTTTTGAACTTTTTGGAAATGCTTTTCAACTTCACACAAAATGCAGGGGCAAGCACCAAAGAATTTTTGAAATATTGGGATGAAGAAGCTTCTACCTACACGATTCAAGCTTCGGAAAACATTGACGCCATTCAGATCATGACGATTCACAAATCTAAAGGACTGGAATTCCCTATTGTTTTTATTCCGATGATGAATAAAAATCGTGACAGCGAATTTACCAATTGGTTTGAAACGAGCAGCGATGAAGCGTTGAAATCTGTTAATATCAATCAGTTCAGTAAAAATCTTGAAGTTTACGATCAGGAAATTGAGAAATTCAACAAACAAAATTCTTATAAAAACCTTGTCGACAGGCTCTGTCTGCAATATGTTGCGACCACCCGACCTGTGGAACAATTATTTTTTTATCTTCAAAAAGCAAACAAAACCTCAAATAATCTTGAGCTTTTAGAATTTCTTCAAACTAAAAATGTCAATGAAAGTGACGAATTTGATTTGTATGAAGTAAAGCCCGAAATGCTGAAAAAGTATTCGAAAGACAAAACGTCTTCTTTCAAAACAAAAAATATTGAGAATCTTAAAAATATCAATGAAAAAAGTAATTCAGTAAAAATTGCTACTCCATCAAAAAATTATCAGGTTCGAAATGAGAAAGTGAGAATTGGTCTTTTCGTTCACGAATTATTATCAAAAATCAATACCGAAAAGGATATTGCAAAAGTTCTTGAAAGTTATCTTTTGGAAGGACAAATTACCTTAGAAGAGAAAAATGATATTCAGGAAACACTACAAGAGATCGTCAATACTCATTCTGAATTTTTTGATGAAAAATGGGAAGTGATCAATGAACAGGATATTATGGTCTCAGAAAATGGAGAAAGCCGAATCTACAGACCCGACCGAATTTTAAAAGGTAGTGAGGGTTATATTATTGTGGATTTCAAAACCGGTGAAGAAACAGCAAAGAATGACAGACAGATTGAACGATATAAAAATGTTTTGGAACATTTAGGAAGAAAGGTTTTAAGAACTCAGCTTATTTACTTATAA
- a CDS encoding ferritin produces the protein MVSDKIAQLINEQIAHEQYAAQYYLSMSAWFSSKDLDGIANYFRVQSKEELMHADKMFDYLNDVGGQIIIGEIAKPPHEFANAIDIFEKALEHEKKVTKSIFNIVKNANDEGDFATTSFLQWFINEQVEEEASASQYVTKIKMVSDNPSALYLFDQELSQRVFVANATA, from the coding sequence ATGGTAAGCGATAAAATTGCACAACTAATTAACGAACAAATAGCTCACGAACAATACGCCGCACAATATTATCTTTCAATGTCTGCTTGGTTTTCTAGCAAAGACCTTGATGGGATCGCCAATTATTTCAGAGTACAAAGCAAAGAAGAATTGATGCATGCTGATAAAATGTTTGATTATCTAAACGATGTTGGAGGACAAATCATCATCGGAGAAATTGCAAAACCACCACACGAATTTGCAAATGCCATCGACATTTTTGAAAAAGCATTGGAACACGAGAAAAAAGTAACGAAAAGTATTTTCAACATCGTAAAAAATGCGAACGACGAAGGAGATTTCGCTACAACTTCTTTCTTACAGTGGTTCATCAATGAGCAGGTAGAAGAGGAGGCTAGTGCTTCTCAGTATGTAACAAAAATCAAAATGGTTTCTGATAATCCATCTGCATTGTATCTTTTTGATCAGGAATTGTCTCAAAGAGTTTTTGTTGCGAATGCAACGGCTTAG